One window of the Colletotrichum destructivum chromosome 4, complete sequence genome contains the following:
- a CDS encoding Putative zn(2)Cys(6) fungal-type DNA-binding domain-containing protein yields MQDNGKDVKPDAHEDKDKDKREKPEHNGGHAHSVKSPKKRRKVNHACVYCRRSHMTCDLERPCTRCIKRNIGHLCHDEPRDPDSKKAKSSHAPSAVDDSETTQSDIARSSVDQSAAGSMGPPPPFDRKASAFGAAVLGQGNPLHLVSPGSVSGMPGNGSNMNQFAGFSDAWLTAQNHYHDMQSYHPNYMIAPEVTHEFNLLNDFLQTSLLDDGGILSDESQNSPAFSRTAGANDMLPTFGNHNNNNRANAAGSSGNALSQQMLPPPNLEQGKSISRPGSVVQADKDKAREYYLQAADPSGNDTPEERMDRVLKAKYEAGLLKPFNYVKGYARLGTYLDSHIAPSSKQKILRTIDRFRPKFREKAQALTDMELLYVEMWFEKQLMEYDRVFASMAVPACCWRRTGEIFRGNNEMAELLHVPVEKLRDGKISLHEILTEESLVRYWEEFGTIAFDPAHDTLLTACTLKNPDDKATDPVIHCCFSFMIQRDNHKIPTLIVGNFLPNDPVRP; encoded by the exons ATGCAAGACAACGGCAAGGACGTCAAGCCTGACGCCCacgaggacaaggacaaggacaagcgCGAGAAGCCTGAACACAATGGCGGCCATGCTCACTCGGTCAAGAGCCCCAAGAAGCGCCGCAAAGTCAACCACG CCTGTGTCTACTGCCGCCGATCT CATATGACATGCGATCTC GAACGACCGTGTACGAGATGCATCAAGCGTAATATCGGCCACCTCTGCCACGACGAGCCGCGCGACCCCGATtccaagaaggccaagagcTCCCACGCCCcctccgccgtcgacgatTCCGAGACGACGCAATCCGATATCGCGCGGAGCTCTGTCGACCAATCCGCCGCCGGTTCCATGGGCCCCCCGCCTCCCTTCGACAGGAAGGCGTCCGCTTTTGGCGCTGCCGTCCTGGGGCAAGGGAACCCACTGCACCTCGTGTCACCGGGCTCCGTCTCTGGCATGCCGGGGAACGGCAGCAACATGAACCAAT TCGCTGGATTTTCCGACGCATGGTTGACGGCCCAGAACCACTACCACGACATGCAAAGCTACCACCCCAACTACATGATCGCCCCCGAGGTCACGCACGAATTCAACCTCCTGAATGACTTCCTGCAGACGAGTCtgctcgatgacggcggcatcctctCTGACGAGTCCCAGAACAGCCCCGCCTTCAGCAGGACTGCCGGCGCCAACGACATGCTGCCAACGTTCGGAAACcacaacaataacaacagGGCCAATGCcgccggcagcagcggcaatGCGCTCTCGCAGcagatgctgccgccgccgaacctCGAGCAGGGCAAGTCGATATCGCGGCCCGGCAGCGTCGTCCAAGCCGATAAGGACAAGGCCCGCGAGTACTACCTACAGGCAGCCGACCCGTCGGGCAACGACACCCCCGAGGAGCGGATGGATCGCGTCTTGAAAGCCAAGTATGAAGCCGGCCTGCTGAAACCGTTCAACTACGTCAAGGGATACGCGCGGCTCGGCACCTACCTGGACAGCCATAttgcgccgtcgtcgaagcaGAAGATCCTTCGGACCATTGACCGGTTTCGACCCAAGTTCCGTGAAAAGGCGCAGGCCCTGACCGACATGGAGCTTCTCTACGTCGAGATGTGGTTTGAGAAACAACTCATGGAGTACGACCGCGTGTTTGCCAGTATGGCCGTCCCGGCATGCTGTTGGAGGAGAACCGGCGAGATTTTTCGGGGTAATAATGAGATGGCGGAGCTGTTGCACGTTccggtcgagaagctgcgAGAC GGCAAGATTTCCTTGCACGAGATTTTGACGGAAGAGTCTCTCGTGCGGTATTGGGAAGAATTCGGAACCATCGCCTTCGACCCCGCCCATGATACGTTGCTCACGGCCTGTACGCTCAAGAACCCGGACGACAAGGCGACCGATCCGGTGATACACTGCTGTTTTTCCTTCATGATTCAACGAGATAATCACAAGAT CCCGACCCTCATTGTCGGCAACTTCTTGCCTAATGATCCTGTCCGGCCGTGA
- a CDS encoding Putative CO dehydrogenase flavoprotein: protein MAPIAISPERDAGPLNTLTTDFDDTIRFYLNGTRVVLDEIDPEVTLLEYLRGIGLTGTKLGCGEGGCGACTVVISQFNPTTKQIYHASVNACLAPLASVDGKHVITIEGIGNTKAPHPAQERVAKSNGSQCGFCTPGIVMSLYALLRNNQAPSEEDIEEAFDGNLCRCTGYKPILEAAQTFSVERGCGKARTNGGSGCCMDNADGEKKTGGCCMDKAKLNDQPIKRFTPPGFIEYNPDTELIFPPALKKHEMKPLAFGNKRKKWYRPVTLEQLLDIKSVYPSAKIIGGSTETQIEIKFKAQQYPVSVFVGDIAELRQYEFKDDHLEIGGNVVLTDLEHISKEATRHYGAARGQVFEGIYKQLKYFAGRQIRNVGTPAGNLATASPISDLNPVLWAADAVLVAKSRGQETEIPMSQFFTGYRRTALPQDAIIASIRIPVTAAKNEFFRAYKQAKRKDDDIAIVTGALRVKVDDDGVVTECNLVYGGMAAMTVAAKNTMEYLVGKRIAELETLEGAMNALGTDFDLPFSVPGGMASYRKALAFSFFYRFYHDVITNLGGQSQHVDIEAIDELERGISGGTEDHGAAAAYEQETVGKSKSHVAALKQVTGEAQYIDDLPVLKNELHGCFVLSTKAHAKIKSIDYSPALNMPGVVDYIDKDDVDTPEQNRWGAPHFDELFFAEGEVFTAGQPIAMILATSASKAAEAARAVKVEYEELPSILTIEEAIEKDSFHNYYRELKNGDTEEAFKNCDYVFTGTARMGGQEHFYLETQASLVIPKLEDGEMEVFSSTQNANETQVFVARMTGVQANKVVVRVKRLGGGFGGKETRSIQLSAPLALAAKKTKRPCRYMLTREEDMVTSGQRHPFLGRWKVGVNKDGKIQALDLDIFNNAGWTFDLSAAVCERAISHSDGCYKIPNVFIRGRLCKTNTMSNTAFRGFGGPQGMFIAETYMEEVADRLGMPVEKFREINFYKPLEPTHFNQPLTDWHVPLMYEQVQKEANYEVRRELVKRFNDGNKWRKRGLSIIPTKFGISFTALFLNQAGALVHIYHDGSVLVAHGGTEMGQGLHTKMTQIAAQALGVPLDNVFISETATNTVANASATAASASSDLNGYAIHNACAQLNERLAPYREKLGPKATMKDLAHAAYFDRVNLSAQGFYKTPEIGYSWDENRGKMFFYFTQGVTAAEVEMDTLTGTWTCIRADIKMDVGQSINPALDYGQIQGAFVQGLGLFTMEESLWLRNGPMAGNLFTRGPGAYKIPGFRDIPQEFNVTLLKDVEWKELRTIQRSRGVGEPPLFMGSAVFFAIRDALKASRRQYGVEATVGEDRVGDGLLRLESPATPERIRLSCEDPIMRKARVLPKEGEKSFFVAI from the exons ATGGCGcccatcgccatctccccCGAGCGGGATGCCGGGCCCTTGAACACGCTGACCACCGACTTTGACGATACCATCCGCTTCTACCTGAACGGCACTCGCGTCGTACTCGACGAAATAGACCCCGAGGTCACCCTGCTGGAGTACTTGCGAGGCATCGGCCTGACGGGGACCAAGCT TGGATGTGGCGAAGGCGGCTGCGGCGCCTgcaccgtcgtcatctcccAGTTCAACCCGACGACGAAGCAAATCTACCACGCGAGCGTCAACGCCTGCCTGGCCCCGCTGGCCAGCGTCGATGGCAAGCATGTCATCACCATCGAGGGCATCGGCAACACAAAGGCGCCACACCCCGCCCAGGAACGTGTTGCAAAGAGCAACGGGAGCCAGTGCGGCTTCTGTACCCCGGGCATCGTCATGAGCCTGTACGCTCTTCTGCGCAACAACCAGGCGCCGTCCGAGGAGGATATCGAGGAGGCTTTTGATGGCAACCTCTGCAGATGTACGGGATACAAGCCCATCCTGGAAGCTGCCCAGACGTTCAGTGTCGAGAGGGGATGCGGCAAGGCGCGGACGAATGGTGGGTCGGGATGCTGCATGGACaatgccgacggcgagaagaagaCTGGCGGGTGCTGTATGGACAAGGCCAAACTCAACGACCAGCCCATCAAGAGGTTCACGCCGCCAGGCTTCATCGAGTACAACCCCGATACCGAGTTGATCTTCCCCCcggcgttgaagaagcaCGAAATGAAGCCGCTGGCGTTCGGCAACAAGCGAAAGAAGTGGTACAGACCAGTCACCCTCGAgcagctgctcgacatcAAGAGTGTCTACCCATCCGCCAAGatcatcggcggcagcaccgaGACCCAGATCGAAATCAAGTTCAAAGCACAACAGTACCCCGTCTCCGTTTTTGTGGGAGACATTGCAGAGCTGCGACAGTACGAGTTCAAGGACGACCATTTGGAGATTGGCGGGAACGTGGTGCTCACTGACCTTGAGCACATCAGCAAAGAGGCTACGCGTCACTACGGGGCCGCTCGGGGCCAAGTCTTCGAGGGCATCTACAAGCAGTTGAAGTATTTCGCCGGAAGGCAAATCCGCAACGTCGGCACGCCAGCTGGCAACCTCGCCACGGCGTCGCCAATTTCGGATTTGAACCCCGTTCTTTGGGCGGCCGACGCTGTTTTGGTGGCCAAGTCTCGAGGCCAGGAGACGGAGATCCCCATGTCACAGTTCTTTACCGGCTACCGAAGGACGGCACTCCCGCAGGATGCCATCATCGCCTCCATCAGGATACCCGTGACGGCCGCCAAGAACGAATTCTTCAGAGCCTACAAGCAGGCCAAAAGgaaagacgacgacatcgcTATCGTCACCGGTGCTTTGCGAGTCAAggtggacgatgacggtgtcgTTACGGAGTGCAACCTCGTTTACGGTGGCATGGCCGCCATGACTGTGGCCGCCAAGAACACCATGGAGTATCTGGTGGGCAAGcgcatcgccgagctcgagactCTTGAAGGAGCAATGAacgccctcggcaccgacTTCGACTTACCATTCAGCGTTCCTGGAGGCATGGCCTCGTACCGAAAGGCACTGGCATTCAGCTTCTTTTACCGCTTCTACCACGATGTGATCACCAACCTAGGCGGACAGAGCCAGCACGTCGATATCGAGGCAATTGACGAACTTGAGCGAGGTATCTCGGGTGGAACCGAAGATCACGGCGCGGCTGCTGCATATGAACAGGAGACCGTCGGCAAGTCCAAGAGCCATGTTGCCGCATTGAAGCAAGTCACCGGCGAGGCGCAGTacatcgacgacctcccCGTCCTGAAGAACGAGCTGCACGGATGTTTCGTGCTGTCCACAAAGGCCCACGCGAAGATCAAGTCGATCGACTACTCGCCGGCTCTCAACATGCCGGGTGTCGTCGACTACATTGAcaaggacgatgtcgacACGCCCGAACAGAACCGCTGGGGCGCGCCTCATTTCGACGAGCTCTTCtttgccgagggcgaggtgtTCACCGCCGGTCAGCCGATTGCCATGATTCTCGCCACTTCGGCGTcgaaggccgccgaggccgcaCGCGCGGTCAAGGTCGAATACGAGGAGCTGCCGTCGATCCTTACCATCGAGGAAGCCATCGAGAAAGACAGCTTCCATAACTACTACCGAGAGCTCAAGAACGGAGACACCGAAGAGGCGTTCAAGAACTGCGATTACGTGTTCACTGGAACGGCGCGGATGGGTGGACAAGAGCACTTTTATCTCGAAACGCAGGCTTCGTTGGTCATTCCCAAGCTTGAAGACGGAGAGATGGAGGTGTTTTCCAGCACCCAGAACGCCAACGAGAC TCAAGTGTTTGTCGCCCGCATGACTGGCGTCCAAGCCAACAAGGTTGTCGTCCGCGTCAAGAGGCTTGGCGGTGGCTTTGGCGGCAAGGAGACGAGGTCGATCCAGCTCAGCGCTCCGCTTGCACTTgcggcgaagaagacaaaACGACCCTGCCGTTACATGCTGACGAGAGAAGAGGACATGGTCACGTCGGGCCAGCGTCATCCGTTCCTGGGAAGATGGAAGGTCGGCGTgaacaaggacggcaagatccAAGCGCTGGACCTTGACATCTTCAATAATGCCGGCTGGACCTTCGACCTCAGCGCAGCTGTTTGCGAGCGAGCGATATCGCACTCAGACGGCTGCTATAAGATCCCGAACGTCTTCATCCGTGGACGCCTGTGCAAAACCAACACCATGTCAAACACGGCATTTCGAGGCTTCGGCGGTCCTCAGGGCATGTTCATTGCGGAGACGTACATGGAGGAGGTCGCAGACCGGCTGGGCATGCCGGTGGAGAAGTTCCGCGAGATCAACTTCTACAAGCCATTAGAACCGACACATTTCAACCAGCCCCTGACGGACTGGCACGTCCCGTTGATGTACGAACAGGTCCAGAAGGAGGCCAACTACGAGGTGCGACGGGAGCTCGTCAAGCGCTTCAACGATGGGAACAAGTGGCGCAAGCGCGGCCTGTCCATTATCCCGACAAAGTTCGGCATCTCGTTCACGGCCCTGTTCCTCAACCAGGCGGGCGCCCTGGTGCACATCTACCACGATGGATCCGTCCTCGTGGCGCACGGCGGTACGGAGATGGGCCAGGGCCTGCACACCAAGATGACGCAGATCGCCGCCCAGGCTCTCGGGGTACCACTGGATAATGTCTTCATATCCGAGACGGCGACCAACACGGTGGCCAACGCCTCGGCAACAGCGGCATCCGCCTCATCGGACCTCAACGGATATGCCATCCACAACGCATGTGCGCAGCTAAACGAGCGTTTGGCGCCGTACCGCGAGAAGCTCGGGCCGaaggcgacgatgaaggaTCTGGCACATGCCGCGTACTTCGACCGCGTGAACCTCTCGGCGCAAGGCTTCTACAAGACGCCAGAGATCGGCTACAGCTGGGACGAGAACCGTGGCAAGATGTTCTTCTACTTCACACAGGGCGtcacggcggccgaggtggagaTGGACACGCTGACGGGGACGTGGACTTGCATCCGCGCGGACATCAAGATGGACGTCGGGCAATCTATCAATCCGGCGCTCGATTACGGCCAGATCCAGGGCGCCTTCGTGCAGGGTCTCGGGCTCTTCACGATGGAGGAGTCGCTCTGGCTCCGCAACGGGCCGATGGCGGGCAACCTCTTCACGCGGGGGCCGGGAGCGTACAAGATCCCCGGGTTCCGGGACATACCGCAGGAGTTTAATGTGACGCTCCTCAAGGACGTGGAGTGGAAGGAGCTGCGGACGATTCAGCGGTCGAGGGGCGTGGGCGAGCCGCCGCTGTTCATGGgcagcgccgtcttcttTGCCATCCGCGACGCGCTTAAGGCGTCTCGGCGGCAGTACGGGGTGGAGGCGACGGTCGGGGAGGACCGGGTGGGTGACGGGCTGCTCAGGCTCGAGAGCCCGGCAACGCCCGAGCGGATTCGGCTCAGCTGCGAGGACCCGATTATGAGAAAGGCAAGGGTGCTGccgaaggagggggagaagagcTTTTTTGTAGCCATTTAG
- a CDS encoding Putative aldehyde dehydrogenase domain, aldehyde/histidinol dehydrogenase, whose protein sequence is MQRHVAEPVFHSPFTTTLRGLHDHCPHAVHPVERACCVSVKMKFFNVIDGQRRGSDKHHQCTDPRTEEPLWDAPIATVHDLANAVAAAQKALKAWSKTTIDERCDYLRRIVEVYTTHKEELMEIVMKETGKSRLMAQIEIGNTCDQTTYYTKVYLEDEITSENDKLKIVATHHPLGVVGAICPWNFPLILSNIKVVSSLITGNCIIVKPSPFTPYSVMKSIELLIDVFPPGVIQVLNGGADLGIAMTLHPGIAKISFTGTIATGKSVMANCAKTLKRLTLELAGNDAAIVTDDVDIGEVAERVATGCFFNAGQMCVATKRVYIHESIYDEFLEKFTKEVKESFSIKSDATSPNFFGPVSNKMQYNTVKDIADHYKRNGYSVIATELPMDSKGFWVPPTIVTKPPEDSILVQEEQFGPILPILTWTDEDEVIQRANLSNAGLGASVYCRDVGRAESIARKIEAGTVSINVPELPNVGGYFAGMKDSGHGGEMGKQGLLSYCYTQSLHFAKT, encoded by the exons ATGCAAAGGCATGTGGCCGAACCTGTGTTCCATTCACCGTTCACCACAACTCTTCGCGGACTTCACGACCATTGCCCCCATGCTGTTCATCCTGTCGAACGTGCTTGTTGCGTCTCAGTCAAGATGAAGTTCTTCAATGTCATTGATGGCCAGCGCCGCGGCAGCGATAAACACCACCAATGCACCGATCCCCGCACAGAAGAGCCCCTCTGGGACGCCCCCATTGCTACCGTCCATGATCTCGCGAATGCCGTTGCCGCAGCCCAGAAAGCACTCAAGGCGTGGTCTAAGACCACGATCGACGAGCGGTGTGATTACCTACGCAGGATTGTTGAAGTATACACCACACACAAGGAGGAGCTGATGGAAATCGTCATGAAGGAGACCGGGAAATCG AGACTCATGGCACAGATCGAGATTGGAAACACCTGCGACCAAACCACGTACTACA CCAAGGTCTATCTCGAAGACGAGATCACTTCTGAGAATGACAAGCTTAAGATCGTTGCCACGCATCACCCTTTGGGTGTTGTTGGCGCCATCTGCCCCTGGAACTTCCCCTTGATCTTATCAAATATCAAGGTGGTGTCCTCACTCATCACAGGCAACTGCATAATTGTCAAACCCTCACCCTTCACGCCCTACTCTGTTATGAAGTCCATTGAGCTCCTCATCGACGTATTCCCTCCCGGTGTAATACAGGTACTCaatggcggcgccgacctcggcatcgccatgACGCTGCACCCAGGCATTGCAAAAATCAGCTTCACGGGGACCATCGCCACGGGCAAAAGCGTCATGGCCAACTGCGCCAAAACCCTGAAACGGTTGACGCTGGAGCTGGCCGGCAATGACGCGGCCATCGTCACGGACGATGTCGACATTGGAGAGGTGGCAGAGCGGGTTGCTACCGGATGTTTTTTCAACGCCGGCCAGATGTGCGTGGCTACAAAGCGCGTCTACATTCACGAGTCGATATATGACGAATTTCTCGAGAAATTCACCAAGGAGGTGAAGGAGTCTTTCTCAATCAAAAGCGACGCTACTTCACCCAATTTTTTTGGTCCAGTCTCAAACAAGATGCAGTATAACACTGTCAaggacatcgccgaccaTTACAAGAGGAATGGCTACAGCGTTATCGCAACCGAGCTTCCCATGGACTCCAAGGGCTTTTGGGTGCCGCCAACTATCGTCACAAAGCCCCCGGAAGACTCGATTCTTGTTCAGGAAGAACAATTCG GCCCAATCCTCCCGATCCTCACCTGGAcggacgaagatgaggtgATCCAGCGCGCCAACCTGAGCAACGCCGGCCTCGGAGCGTCCGTCTACTGCAGGGATGTAGGCAGGGCTGAAAGCATAGCCAGAAAGATCGAGGCAGGGACGGTTTCGATCAATGTGCCCGAGCTGCCAAACGTCGGCGGCTACTTTGCCGGGATGAAGGACAGTGGCCACGGTGGGGAGATGGGCAAGCAGGGATTGTTGTCCTATTGCTACACCCAAAGCCTTCACTTCGCAAAGACTTGA
- a CDS encoding Putative alpha/beta hydrolase-1 — protein MKPSVLIVPGAWQLPTAFQPFATELAGADFSASVVSLPTVGGTTTPLATLSDDVAAVRTELDKLVADGKEVVIYSHSYGGVVASNAVEGYDVATRSAAGAAGGVVSIVYSSAFMLPKGSSLLDLLGGQPLPWMIVQEDRVVGNSTMLPEVGFNDLPASEQEKWASQMTWTSLSAFVTPSSYEPWSNGIDCAYLYATQDNALPLAYQQGMSGILPEGSKTESEPSGHCAHLSRPANVTSILSRWYPGN, from the exons ATGAAGCCCTCCGTCCTCATCGTTCCTGGCGCTTGGCAGCTGCCCACGGCTTTCCAGCCCTTCGCGACtgagctcgccggcgccgattTCAGCGCCTCCGTCGTCTCCCTGCCCACCGTAGGAGGCACCACAACcccgctggccaccctgtcggacgatgtcgccgccgtgcgcACAGAGCTCGACAAgcttgtcgccgacggcaaggagGTCGTCATCTACTCTCACTCCTACGGCGGTGTTGTTGCCagcaacgccgtcgagggctACGACGTCGCTACCCGCTcggctgccggcgccgccggtggtgtCGTGAGCATCGTCTACTCCAGCGCCTTCATGCTCCCCAAGGGCTCCAGCTTGCTTgatcttctcggcggccagccGCTCCCGTGGATGATTGTCCAG GAGGACCGCGTCGTCGGTAACTCGACCATGCTTCCCGAGGTCGGCTTCAACGACCTGCCCGCCTCGGAGCAGGAGAAGTGGGCGAGCCAGATGACCTGGACCTCCCTGAGCGCCTTCGTCACACCCTCCAGCTACGAGCCCTGGAGCAACGGCATCGACTGCGCCTACCTCTACGCCACCCAGGACAACGCCCTGCCCCTCGCCTACCAGCAGGGCATGTCCGGCATCTTGCCCGAGGGTTCCAAGACTGAGAGCGAGCCCAGCGGCCACTGCGCTCACCTCAGCCGGCCGGCAAACGTCACCTCCATTCTGAGCAGGTGGTACCCGGGCAACTGA
- a CDS encoding Putative NAD-dependent epimerase/dehydratase, NAD(P)-binding domain superfamily: protein MPQHVLLTGANGFIAQHILAHFLEAGHSVLAVVRSESSASRLRATFRSYPPPQLDIAIVPDITAPGAFDAVLASDPPLDAVLHTASPFDFRKGNASADFLDPAVKGTTEILRGVARAAPSVKRVVVTSSTAAVVNVFQPAVSDPPKIYDERDWLEVSQQDVEDAGDPRLAYLASKVFAEKAAWAFVAEEKPSFDLVTINPPIVYGPPYDPSTLASPQDLNQSNFILYAGLLAPELTSASPVPPEVLHLYVDVRDVARAHLLAVTKPDAGGNRFVIGAGGVSNQKIANVLRERFPELRHRIPEGDPAKAALPEGIFGLDPSLAGRVLGLEYKSLEDTIVDTAAPIVELERRAEKTT, encoded by the coding sequence ATGCCCCAACACGTCCTCCTTACCGGCGCAAACGGCTTCATCGCCCAGCACATCCTTGCCCATTTCCTCGAAGCAGGGCAttccgtcctcgccgtcgtccggaGCGAGTCTTCCGCCTCCCGGCTCCGCGCGACATTCCGCTCCTACCCACCTCCCCAGCTCGACATTGCCATCGTCCCTGACATCACGGCCCCGGGCGCCTTCGACGCGGTCCTCGCCAGCGACCCgcccctcgacgccgtgctgCACACCGCCTCGCCCTTTGACTTTCGCAAGGGcaacgccagcgccgacTTCCTGGACCCGGCCGTCAAGGGCACGACGGAGATCCTGcgcggcgtcgcccgcgcgGCCCCCTCGGTGAAGAGGGTCGTCGTCACGAGCTCCACGGCCGCCGTGGTCAACGTCTTCCAGCCCGCCGTGTCCGACCCGCCCAAGATCTACGACGAGAGGGACTGGCTCGAGGTCTCGCagcaggacgtcgaggacgcgggGGATCCACGTCTGGCGTACCTCGCAAGCAAGGTGttcgccgagaaggcggcgtgggcgttcgtcgccgaggagaagccctccttcgacctcgtcacGATCAACCCGCCCATCGTCTACGGACCGCCATACGACCCCTCGACGCTCGCGTCCCCGCAGGACCTCAACCAGAGCAACTTCATACTATACGCGGGCCTCCTCGCGCCGGAActgacgtcggcgtcgccggtcCCGCCCGAGGTGTTGCACCTGTACGTCGACGTGCGGGACGTGGCGCGCGCGCACTTGCTCGCGGTAACGAAGCCCGATGCGGGCGGTAACCGGTTCGTCATCGGTGCTGGTGGCGTGTCGAACCAGAAGATCGCCAACGTGCTGCGGGAGAGATTCCCGGAGTTGAGGCACAGGATCCCCGAGGGCGACCCGGCGAAAGCGGCGCTGCCAGAGGGTATCTTCGGCTTGGATCCTTCCCTGGCGGGGAGGGTGTTGGGGTTGGAGTACAAGAGTCTGGAGGATACCATTGTCGATACAGCGGCGCCGATTGTTGAACTGGAGAGGCGGGCAGAGAAGACTACGTGA